The sequence ACCAGGTCATGACGCGCGATGGCACGGCGATCGACAAGGGTCTCGTGGCGCTCAAGAAGTTCCCAAAGCCCGCCTTCATCGGGGGGAAGGCGGTCCTCTTTGTCGAGCCCGACGGCGATCTATACCGCGATATCGTGGTCGGGTGAGGGTGGGAGGTTCCTCCCGGGAGGGGGCTTCCGCCCCATCTCCCAGCAAATCCATTTAAGTTCAGCATTTTTTAACTACTTTTGTTTAACTGTTTAACTCTCGATATAAAACTATCACATTTAATTATCTGAAGTCCGATACTTGAATTGAACGTTATGAGAATACGAACCCTTTTTGCCGTTGCGACCGTCATGGTCGCTCTCCTGCTGATCTGCGGGTGTACCGGGACGACACAGCCCGATACTCCTGTCGATACTGAGAAGCAGCAGCTGCGTATCGCCACGACGACCAGTCTTTATGACACCAAACTTCTTGACCGCCTCAGCGCGATATTTGAAGAGGAGCACAACGCCGAGGTGCTGATTGTCTCTGCCGGAACCGGCAAGGCAATCGAGTACGGGCAGCGGGGCGACGTCGACGTCCTGATGGTGCATGACCGTGCGCGTGAAGATGTCTTCCTCGCTGACGGCTACGGGACCAACCGGCGTGTCTTTGCCTACAACTACTTCATCATCGTAGGACCGGAGTCCGACCCGGCAGCCATCAAGGGCCTGCAGCCCGAAGAGGCGTTCACTGCCATCCGTGAGAAGGGAATGGCCGGTGATGCGGACGTAATCTTTGTCTCACGCGGCGACGCCTCGGGCACACACTCCAAGGAGAAGGCTATCTGGAAGGGCGCCGGATTCAACTACTCCACTGACGTGCAGGGCTCCGGCGACTGGTACCAGGAGGCCGGGACGGGCATGGGTGCGACCCTCTCGATGACCAACGAGAAGCAGGCCTACGCCCTCTCTGACATCGGCACCTACCTCGCTTACAAGGGCGACCTTGACCTCGTGACGCTCGTGGACGAGGGCGACATCCTGCTCAACGTCTACTGTGCCATGCAGATCAACCCTGAGAAGTACCCCGACATCAACAGCACCATCGCCAAGGACTGGATCAACTTCATGATCTCTGACGATGTGCAGAAGGAGATCGCCTCCTTTGGTGTCGACCAGTACGGCCAGCCGCTCTTCTACGCCGCCCAGGACGACTGGGAGAAGATCGGCGTAACCCTGGCTGAAGTGACGGACCCGGTTCTGTGAGCCGGTCTCTTCACTCCAATCCCTACCCATTTTTCCCCCTGGCAAACCACAATTAGGAGCAGAGCATGTACGAGATCATCGAGGGATTTCTGGAGGCGGTCGAGCTCATCATCACGCTTGACCCCGACGTGATGGCTATCTCTGCAAGGAGCGTCATCATCTCATTCACCGCAACCATCTTCGCCACCATGATCGCCGTCCCGCTCGGCGCCGCGATCAACTTCGGCACGTTCCGCGGGAAAAAGAGCCTCATCAATCTGATCCAGACCCTCTACGCTCTGCCGACGGTCATCGTCGGACTCCTCATATTCCTGCTGATATCCCGTGTTGGGCCGTTTGGGTTTATGCGGCTGCTCTTCACCCCGACCGCGATGATCATCGCACAGACGGTGCTTGTCCTGCCGATCATGACCGGGCTCACGATCTCTGCGCTCTCGGGGGTCGATCCGGTCATCAGGGATACCCTCCACTCGCTTGGGGCGACACGTCTCCAGTTTCTCGTAAACATCATGAAGGAAGCGCGGTTTGCGATCCTTGCGACCGTCGCGGTCGGGTTTGGGCGGGCGATATCAGAGGTCGGGGCGGCGATCCTGGTCGGCGGCAACATCATGGCGTCGTCCTTCATGAGTTCGACCCGTGTGCTGACAACGGCGATATCCCTTGAGACATCGATGGGAAATATCCCTAAGTCCATCGCGCTCGGTATCATCCTTCTCGTGATCGCTCTCGGCGTCAATCTCATCATAACCACGATACAGCACCGGTGATCCCATGATTGAACTTATCGACGTCTCAAAGAGGTTTGGTGATACGGTGGTGCTTCGCGGCGTCACCGCGCGGGTCGAGCGTGGAGAGATCTTTGCGGTCATCGGGCCGAGCGGGTCCGGGAAGTCGACCCTGCTGCGTCTCATCAACCTTCTCGACAGACCGGGGGGAGGAAAGATCCGGGTCAACGGTGTCGACATCCACGCCGAGAAGGAGCAGCGTCTCCGGATCCGCCGGATGATGGGGATGGTCTTCCAGAAACCCGCCGCTTTCAACTCAACCGTCTACGAAAACATTGCAGTCGGTCTCAGGTTCCGGGGGACGGGTGAGGGTGTGATCCGCGAGAAGGTCAGGGACGCCCTCGATGTGGTCGGGCTTGCCGGCTACGAGGAGCGGAGAGCGCGGACGCTCTCGGGCGGGGAGATGCAGCGGGTGGCTCTTGCGCGGGCGATGGTGATCGAGCCGGAGGTCCTGCTGATGGACGAGCCGACCGCGAACCTCGACCCGGTCTCGGTCGGGATGATCGAGGAACTGGTGCTCCGCATCAACCGCGACCTCGGCACGACGATCGTGATCTCGACCCATGATATGTACCAGGGGCAGCGGCTCGCCCACCGGATCGGGGTGCTGATGGATGGTGCGTTTGCGCAGGTAGGGACGCCCCGGGAGGTCTTCACCGTGCCTGCGAGCCGGGAGGTTGCGCGGTTCGTCGGTATCGAGAATATCATCGAAGGGGTCGTTGTGGCCGCCGGGAACGGCAAATCCGCCATCGATGTCGGCGGCATCCCCATCCGGGCGGTATCGCCGCTTCCCCCGGGGGAGGATGTCTGCCTCTGCATCAGGTCCGAGGACCTGCGGATCGTGCAACCGGATGGGGGAGGTGTCCCCGGTGGGAACAGCCTCCCCGGCACCGTGACGTCTATTGCGCCGCGCGGCCCGTTCAGCAGGGTGACGGTCGACTGCGGGTTTGTGCTCTCGTCCATCCTCTCGTGGAAGGCGGTGGACAGTCTGGGTATCAGGGAAGGCAGCCGGGTCGTTGTTTCGTTTGCGCCTGAGGCGGTCCACGTCGTCGGGGCGGCGCAGGGCTGAGCGCGGTTTACTCTACTACCGGTGCTGCTGCATCCGGCGTGCCACCGATACCCATCTACCGGGACTGCCGCCTCACTCCTGCGCTGCAAGGTGCTCCCGCACCCCGGCAAGGTAGCGGTCCAGCCGCCGCCTGAACTCACGGCGGTCAAGCGCCCTGGTTTCGTGGCCGGAGAGTTGCATGATCCGGTCGGCCTGCGCGATGAGGATATCGAGCGACGAGGCGGCGAAGAGGATCGTCGTCTCCCCGAAGACCTCGCGCCGGGTGGCAAGCAGGGTGGCAAGCGGCGTCACCCCGTCGCCCTGGAGGCAGCCCGGCACCAGCAGGTTGGTCGCGGCACGGTCTTCGTCGAGGATGAGGAGCGGCGCGGCGGTCCGAAGCGCGGTCTGGATCTCGTGCGCCATCACAAGCGACCCGCTCCCCTGGCCGAAGGCGGCCCGGGGCTCTCCCCCGACGCCTGGCGGGAGGCGGGAGAAGAAGAGGCTGACGTCAGCCCCGGAGAGACCCCGTTCGCCCGCATCGGCCCGGGCAACCCCGTTGACGCTGACCAGGAGTTCCCGCCCGTCCCCGGCGGCGTGGTCGTCCTGCCCGGCGATGATCGCATGGAGGAGGGTGCTCTTTCCTTCGGCGTTTGAGCCCGCGACAGCGAAGACCTCCCGCTGCCTGATCCCAAGCCCAGTCACGACCCTGCCGCTCCCGGCGAGTTCGACCTCGACCGGGTCGAGTTCCTGCGGGCACCGGAAGGGCACGTGCACACCCTCCTTCGGCCCGGCGATACGGTGGTGACACCGGAACCGGGTGAACCGGCGGGCCGGCCGCGTGCCGTCGGCGACGAACGCGACAAGCCCCACACCGGGAAGGGCACGCCGGAGCGCCTTCTGGTCGATGGAGAGGTCCCGCGCCGCAGTGAGGTCCCGGTCAGGCACCCGGCGCACGACGCGGTCAAGTGCATCGAGGAGTGCCAGGAAGCGCTCTTCGAGTTCAAGGATACGTGCCGGTGTGGGCG is a genomic window of Methanoculleus bourgensis MS2 containing:
- a CDS encoding substrate-binding domain-containing protein, encoding MRIRTLFAVATVMVALLLICGCTGTTQPDTPVDTEKQQLRIATTTSLYDTKLLDRLSAIFEEEHNAEVLIVSAGTGKAIEYGQRGDVDVLMVHDRAREDVFLADGYGTNRRVFAYNYFIIVGPESDPAAIKGLQPEEAFTAIREKGMAGDADVIFVSRGDASGTHSKEKAIWKGAGFNYSTDVQGSGDWYQEAGTGMGATLSMTNEKQAYALSDIGTYLAYKGDLDLVTLVDEGDILLNVYCAMQINPEKYPDINSTIAKDWINFMISDDVQKEIASFGVDQYGQPLFYAAQDDWEKIGVTLAEVTDPVL
- a CDS encoding ABC transporter permease, with the translated sequence MYEIIEGFLEAVELIITLDPDVMAISARSVIISFTATIFATMIAVPLGAAINFGTFRGKKSLINLIQTLYALPTVIVGLLIFLLISRVGPFGFMRLLFTPTAMIIAQTVLVLPIMTGLTISALSGVDPVIRDTLHSLGATRLQFLVNIMKEARFAILATVAVGFGRAISEVGAAILVGGNIMASSFMSSTRVLTTAISLETSMGNIPKSIALGIILLVIALGVNLIITTIQHR
- a CDS encoding ABC transporter ATP-binding protein — encoded protein: MIELIDVSKRFGDTVVLRGVTARVERGEIFAVIGPSGSGKSTLLRLINLLDRPGGGKIRVNGVDIHAEKEQRLRIRRMMGMVFQKPAAFNSTVYENIAVGLRFRGTGEGVIREKVRDALDVVGLAGYEERRARTLSGGEMQRVALARAMVIEPEVLLMDEPTANLDPVSVGMIEELVLRINRDLGTTIVISTHDMYQGQRLAHRIGVLMDGAFAQVGTPREVFTVPASREVARFVGIENIIEGVVVAAGNGKSAIDVGGIPIRAVSPLPPGEDVCLCIRSEDLRIVQPDGGGVPGGNSLPGTVTSIAPRGPFSRVTVDCGFVLSSILSWKAVDSLGIREGSRVVVSFAPEAVHVVGAAQG
- a CDS encoding P-loop domain-containing protein: MSRRGDSWQDEIHRILPGPGDGRARIDYPAIRNLVNTYLVRSLDGTALRFSIPALLTAPVPGPGPGGDGTVGVIIEAIKAAVHGERDLGPIAGTGTEHPGHCLPNIEPVTLTASRSAIGTDLWRPDHGNRIDGDGVHLVVRGALPYPGAPTPARILELEERFLALLDALDRVVRRVPDRDLTAARDLSIDQKALRRALPGVGLVAFVADGTRPARRFTRFRCHHRIAGPKEGVHVPFRCPQELDPVEVELAGSGRVVTGLGIRQREVFAVAGSNAEGKSTLLHAIIAGQDDHAAGDGRELLVSVNGVARADAGERGLSGADVSLFFSRLPPGVGGEPRAAFGQGSGSLVMAHEIQTALRTAAPLLILDEDRAATNLLVPGCLQGDGVTPLATLLATRREVFGETTILFAASSLDILIAQADRIMQLSGHETRALDRREFRRRLDRYLAGVREHLAAQE